A single genomic interval of Prochlorococcus marinus XMU1406 harbors:
- the grxD gene encoding Grx4 family monothiol glutaredoxin: MDNLTKDKIQKLIDSNPVMVFMKGTKLMPQCGFSNNVVQILNSLGVEFGTFDVLSDFDIREGIKEYSDWPTIPQVYLKGEFLGGSDILIEMYNSGSLKEKIEIELAS, from the coding sequence ATGGACAACCTAACAAAAGATAAAATACAAAAACTGATTGATTCAAATCCAGTAATGGTTTTCATGAAAGGGACAAAATTAATGCCTCAATGCGGTTTCTCCAACAATGTAGTTCAAATACTAAATTCCTTAGGGGTAGAATTTGGTACTTTTGATGTTTTAAGTGATTTTGATATACGAGAAGGTATCAAAGAATATTCAGATTGGCCAACAATTCCTCAAGTTTACTTAAAAGGAGAATTTCTTGGTGGATCAGATATTCTTATTGAAATGTACAACTCAGGATCTCTTAAAGAAAAAATAGAAATTGAATTAGCGTCTTAA
- a CDS encoding BolA family protein: protein MITKAEVINLITKKIPSSQVFVENLKGNDHLQVTVIASQFNGLSLVKQHQLVYSALKEELASETIHALALKTETPN from the coding sequence ATGATTACAAAAGCAGAAGTAATTAATTTAATCACTAAAAAAATTCCAAGTTCCCAAGTTTTTGTTGAAAACCTTAAGGGAAATGATCATTTGCAAGTAACTGTAATTGCATCTCAATTCAATGGATTATCATTAGTTAAACAACATCAGCTAGTATATTCCGCTTTGAAGGAAGAATTAGCTTCAGAGACTATCCATGCACTGGCATTAAAAACAGAAACTCCAAATTGA